Genomic window (Streptomyces yatensis):
TCGGGCATCTCCATGTCCAGCCCGGCGCCGAGGGCCGCCGCGGTGCTGTGGGCGGCGTGCCAGTCGGTCATCACCCAGCCGTCGAAGCCCCAGTCCTCGCGCAGCACGCCCGTCAGCAGCGGCTCGCTCTCACAGGCGAAGGCCCCGTTGACCTTGTTGTAGGCGCCCATGACGGCCCCCGCGCCCGCCCGTACGGCCGCCTCGAAGCCGGGCAGCTCCGTCTCCCGCATCGTCCGCTCGTCGACGATGACATCGATCGACTCCCGCTCGTGTTCCTGGTTGTTCAGGGCGAAGTGTTTGACGGTGGCGATCAGGCCCTCGCCCTGGATGCCACGCACCTCCTCGGCCACCAGCTCGGAGGCGAGCAGGGGGTCCTCGCCGAAGGTCTCGAAGTTGCGCCCGGCGTACGGGGTGCGGATGAGGTTGACCATGGGGGAGAGCAGCACATCCTGGCCGAGCGCGCGGCCCTCGCGCCCGATGGTGCGCCCGTACTCCCGCGCCAGGGCCGGGTCGAAGGCGGAGGCGAGCAGCACCGGCGCGGGCAGCGCGGTGGCCCGCCGGGTGACCCGTACGCCGGCGGGCCCGTCGGCGAGGCGCAGCGGGGGAATGCCGAGCCGGGGGACACCGGGGGTGTAGCCCGCCTGCCCGAGGCTGTGGGGATCCTTCGCGCCGTGCAGCAGCGAGACCTTCTCCTCCAGCGTCATCCGGCCGATGAGCGTGTCCACGCGGGAGGCGGGACCGCTTGCGGGACCGGGCGCGGATCCGGGACCGGAAACGGGCGCGGCCGCGGCCGCCGGCCATCCGCTTCCACCGGTGGCGGCGACGGCCATCGCCCCTCCCAGGAAGGACAGGGCGGAACGTCGTGACAGGGCGCCCGGCATGGCGTCACTCCATCTCTCGCGGCTCGAAGACGTGTGTGTACGCAGGCGTGCTGACGTTGCTTCGGTGTCCGTCGGGTGAACACCGTGCGGACATCACATCACGGGGTCGGCCGCTCGCCGGTGTGCGCCGGGTTTCGGGATCGAGGTGTCGGGCTCAGCGCGCGGCGATCCGCGCGGCCACGCAGAGGTCCTCGTCGCGATAGCCGAGGCGGGTGTAGAGCCGTTCGGCGGGGGCGTTGTCGGCGAGCTGCCACAGTGTGCAGAAGCCGTGCCGCCGTACGGCGTACCGGGTGAGCCACGAGGTCAGCGCCGCGCCGAGCCCCTGGCCGCGCTGCCGGGCGTCGGTCGCCACGGACGCCATCAGCGGGGCGCCGCTGTCCCGCAGGCTGCTCAGGGCGCCGCAGGCCACCAGCCGCCCGTCCTCGCCCCGGATCCCGGCCCACAGGCTGATACCGGAGGAGCCGGGGCCGGTGGAATGGCCCGGGCTGTGCTCCCGGAGGAAGGTCAGCAGCTCCTCGTGGTGGCGTTCGCCGAGCTCGACCACGCGCTCCTCACCCGGATGGACGGGCGGCTCGTCCGGTGTCCAGCGGAAGACCCACTCGACCACGTCGGCGATCGGCAGATGGCGGGCGACCAGGGTGTCGGTGCCGCGGGGGCCCGTGAACTCCTTCACATCGTCGGGAAGGCGCTGTGCCGCGCCCAGCACCAGTCCGGCGGCGGCCACCGGCTTCCCGACGCTCCACACATGGCCCCGGGAGCCATCGAGCCAGGCCACGGCTCCGGGGCCGGACCAGCTGAGCCGGCCGGCCGGGCGTCGGCGCGCCGCGCCGAAACGCAGCAGGGCGGAGCCCGGGCGGTCCTCCAGGCCCTGGGTGAACAGATCCGCGGTGCGGGGAGGGAACGTCGTGGACTGCATCACTTTCGGAAGGGTGAGGAGAAGGGGAGGGGCGGTCCACTGTGACATACCGCCCCTGGCCGGGGGCAAATGCGGTGGACCCCGCCCGGGAGGGGCGGGGTCCACCGTCACGGGGAGGTGCGATCAGGTGCGGTAGGCGTAGTAGGCCGAGGTCGGGTACGAGGCGATGATGCTGGCCACGGACTTCCGGTAGGTGTTGACCGAGTGGTACGTCAGATACGGGACCCCGCTGGAGCTGCGGTAGGTGACGACCATGGTGTGGTCCTTGGACCCGTCCTTGTCGAAGTCCATCTGCATGACGTCGCCGACGCCCATGTAGTAGACGTTCGCCAGGTTGGTGGCCCGCTTGGAGTCCAGCGTGAACCACGACCACTCGTTGGCGCCCACCCAGGACGTCGACTGGTACGAGGTGTCGTACCACCAGCTGCGGTAGTCCTCGGCGTCACCGGACTTGTTGGCCCAGCCGCCCGCCTTCAGGGCCTGGCTGACGAAGTTGGTGCAGTCGCCACCGGCCTCGTTGAACTTCCGGTAGGCGGGGTTGTAGTTCTGCCAGTACTTCTCGGCGTACGAGGCCATCGCCGCGTAGTCGTAGCTTCCCGCGGGCTTCGTCTGCGGCCGGGACGGCACCGAGGTGGCGGCGGGCGTCGCATCGGGCAGGGCCGTCGTCCTGGCCGCCGCCACCGGCGCCGTGGCGGGCTCGTTGACCGCCACCGGGCCGTCGTCGGTCGAGGTGAGGCCGGTCAGCTGCCACTTCCCGTCCGCGGTGGCGGCGAAGCTCAGCCGGTGGTGCGCCTGGAAGCCGGTCGTCGCGGGCTCGTCGCCGCGTATCTTCTTGTAGGCCAGCGTCGTGGTCTCGGTGGCCTGGACGGTGGCGTGCCCGGCCTCGACCCGCACCCGGTCCACCGCCACCCGGGTGTCGGCGGATGTGTACGCCTCGCCCAGGGACGCGAGCCGCGCCTTGCGGGTGCGCAGCGCGGACAGCGCGGTGTCCTCGGTCCGGGTCTGGCCGGCCGACAGCCGGACGTTCTTCTCGGCGAGCGGGGCCGCGCGCCGCACCGACTGCTTGGTGGCCAGCAGCGCCGCCGTGCGCTGGGTCAGCACCGCGTCGGCCAGGCGCCCGAAGGACTGCGCGGTCGCGGTGTCCACGGTGCCGGCCGCCGCCGGGCCCTCCGCCGCGCTCGCGGCGGAGGCGGGCAGGACCACGGCGGACAGGGCCGCCGTCAGCACGGCCCCCACGGCGGATCTGAAGGTCGTTGACTTCACGTGTATTTCCCCTCCACACCCCCGGCCCGGACGGACCGGGGTCACCGAATCATCACATGAACTCCGTGTGCGTGGAGGTCATGTGATGATTCCGGCTGTGCGGAGGCCGGGCAGGCCCGGTGTCATGCGGGGAGGCCGGATCCCGCCCGGCGTTGTCACCAGGTGACGGGCAGCTCATGCGCTCCGTAGATGATCATGTCGCTGCGCATCCGGACCTCCTCCGGGGGCACGGCGAGCCGCAGTCCCGGGAACCGGCGGATCAGTCCGCGGTAGCCCGACACCAGCTCGATCCTGGCCAGATGCTGCCCGAGACACTGATGGATGCCGTATCCGAAGGCCAGATGGCTGCTGCGGGGACGCCCGACGTCGAGCGTGTCCGGGTCGTCCACCAGCGCCGGGTCCCGGTTGACCGCCGGGACCGAGACGGCCACGGACTGGCCCGCCTTGATGGTGACACCGCCGACGACCACGTCCTCCAGCGCGATGCGGACGGGGAAGGCGTTGACGATGCTGAGGTAGCGCAGCAGCTCCTCGACGGCTGTCGGGAGGAGCGACTCGTCGGCCCGCAGTCGCTCGAACTGCTCGGGCCGGCGCAGCAGGGCGAAGGTGCCGAGGCTGAGCATATTGGTGGTGGTCTCGTGGCCGGCGATCAGCAGCAGCCCCGCGATACCGCCGATCTCCACGTCATTGAGCTCGTCGACGGCGGTCAGCAGGGAGATCAGATCGTCCTGCGGCGCCTTGCGCTTGGCCTCGACCAGTGTGCGCAGGAAGTCGTCGAGCGCGGTCTTCCCGGCGACGAACTCCTCGTCGGTGCGGTCCTGGCGGAGCAGCCGCGCGGCGACGGTCTGGAAGAACTCCCGCTCCTCGTACGGCACACCGAGCATCTCGCAGATCACCAGCGAGGGAATGGGCAGGGCGAAGTGCCGCACCAGGTCGGCCGGTTTGCCGGCCGCCTCCAACGCGTCCAGCTGGTTGGCAACGATGTCTTCGACGCGCGCTTCCAGCTCGCGCATCCGCCGCACCGTGAAGTACCGCGTGAGCTGACCCCGGTAGCGGCCGTGCTCCGGCGCGTCCATGGCCAGGAATGACCCCGCCCCGCTGCTGCGGTCCCGGCGGACCGACTCGGGGACCTTCCGCATCGTGTCGTCGCCACGCCAGCGCTCGGCGCTGAACCGGGAATCCCGCAGCACCTCCCGCGCCTCGTGATACCCGGTCACCAGCCAGCCCGCGCTGCCGCCGGCGAACCTCAGCGGGCTGATCGGTGGCCCGGTGAGCAGCGCACGTGCCGGGTTGACGTAATCGTCCCGCTCGTTCGGATACGAAGGGAGGTCATGGAGATCTCGGAGGTCGTCATGGGTCGTGGGCATCGGAGCGTTCACGATGGCTCTCCTTCGTGATTCCTCGAACTTTCCGGGGGCGAACGTCCCGGAGCCGTCGGCCGCGGCTTTCAGTAGGGAACGCTACCGATAGGGTTCCCTACTGAACAGGGGGACGGATCGGCTACCGTACGGATCTGGCCAGGTTTCCGAACAACTGGCGGAGAGGGGCACACCGATGCCGCCGCAGCGGTCAAAGACCGTGGAAGCGCTGATCGTCGGGGCGGAGCGGGCGTTCTCCGAACGCGGCTTCCACGGGGCCTCGATCGGCTACATCTGCCAGTGCGCGGGCAGGACCACCGGGGCCTTCTACTCCAACTACGACAGCAAGCTGAAGCTCTTCCTCGATGTCTTCCGGCGGCACAGCGACCGCACCGCCGACTACATCCAGGAGCAGATCGCCGAGATGGACACCGGACGGGATCTGGCCCCCCAGCTCGCCCGGACCTTCGCCGAGATCTTCAACGGCGAGCATCTGAACGTCCGGTGGGTCTTCATCCACCTCGAGTTCCGCCTGATGGCGCTCCGGGACGGCGATGCCGCCGCCGCGCTGGTGGATCACGAGAAGAGATTCAGCCGCCGCATCGGCACCATGCTGGACGGGCTGTTCGATCGGGCCGGCCACCGGCCCGCCCTGCGAGGCACCGAACTGGCCACGCTGCTCGGCGCGATGACACGGGGCATCAAACTGGACCGGGGCATCTACGCGATGGGCGGTGTCGACGATCCGCTCTCGGCCGACCAGGTGGCGAGCGCGCTGGAGGGCCTGTTCCGCTCGGTGGACTGAGCCCGCGGCCACGTCACGCGCGCCGTCCTCCGCCTGGCCACCGCGGCCGTGGGGAGGCCACCGCAGTCGTCGCCCGCCGGCGGTGGCCTGCGCGTGCCCGAGGCTCAGCCCGCCCGGCGGAAGCTGTCGATCGGACCGCCGAAGCCGCCCTCGGGGCCCTTCCAGTTGATGGCCAGGGCGCCGTCGCCCTTCATCCCCACGGTGCCCTCGCCCCGTCCTCCGTCACTGCCGCCCTTGCACGACAGGGTCAGGGAAGGCTCGTCCTCGCCGCCCTTCTGGCCGGGCTTCAGCGTGCCGGTGCAGTCGAGCTTCGGCCCCTTCGCCGTGACCTTGCCGTCCGCGATGGTGAGGGTCGCCAGGGCGTCGTCGGACTTCGCCGCCACGATGGACTTCCAGGACCCGGCCGAACGCTCGATGATCGTGCCCTGGGCCGCCGGGCCCGAACTCGGTGACTGCTGGGCGGACTGGGTGGCTTCGCCGCTCGGCTTCGATTCCTTCTTCCCGTCGTCACCGTCTCCGCAGCCGCTGACGGCCAGACCGACGATGACCGAAGTGATCGCCATGTGCACTGCCTTGCGCACGTGATCTCCCTTTCCCCGTTCAATTGGGCACGTCAACCTAACAGCCCCGCCACGCCCCCCGTACAGCGCCCTGGCCTGCGTGGACACCTCCCCGTCCGGCAGCCCCGCGCCGCGGAACCGGCCCGATGTCCACGGCACTTCACGAGCTCCTGTGAACCGGTCATAAAGTACGGCGGGTGCGCGGACCGCCGATCGGTCCGCGCGGCATGGCGACATCGCGGGGGGTGGGGAGGAGCACTGCTGTGGAGGCACGGGCGCACACCGGGCGGCTGGACGCATTGCTGCACGAGGTGCGGCGGCAGATGAGCCGGGGTACCGGGGCGGATCCGCGGGCGGTCCTCGACTGGCTGGGCCGGCAGATCGACGCCGAAGTCGCGCTGGTCGGGAGCCAGGGCGCGGTCGAGACCGCCACCGCGCGCTTCCCACGCCAGATCCTGCCCTCGCTCGAGCCGGCGCTGTCCCGGCTGGCCGGTGGCCGGATGGCCGCGGCGGTCACCGAGAGCGGCGCCTTTCAGGTGCGCTTGGAGGCGCTCGGCCCGCGCGCGCCACGCCCCGTCCTGGTGGTGGCCGGTACCTTGGCGCCCAGCCGCGAAGCGGCGTCGCTGGTCTCGCACGCCGGGAGCCTCATCGCGCTCCTGGACCGGGCGCAGGACGCGGACACCACCTTCCGCGGCTATCAGTACAAGGCGCGGCAGCTGCGGTTCGCCGTGTTCAGCGCCCTGCTGGCGGGAGACCTCACACTGGCCCGCCGGATGACCACCGGCGCCGTCCCCGCGCTGCTGGACGCCGAACGGCTGCGCGTCTATCTGCTGCACTGCCCTCCGGAGGACCGGGACCGGCTGGCGCAGACCTATCAGGACGGATCGGGCTACCACGGTACGGGTCTGATGGTGCACTGCCCGGCCTTCAAGGAACACCTCATCTGTCTCGTCGCCGACGGGTCCGGCAACGAGTCCGCCGATGAGGCGGATGGTGAGGCCATCCACGATTCCGGCGACGGCCCCGAAGTGGCTGAGGGCCAGGGCACGCTGCTGCGCCGCCTGGTGCGGGACAACCCGCACTACGCGCTGGGCATCAGCAGCCCGTATCCGCTCGGCGCGACGGCCGAGGCGTACGGGCAGGCCGTGCACGCCCTGGCCGCGGCGCGCCATACGCCCGAGCGGATGGCCGCCTATCTCGGCCGGACACCGCTGGTGCCGCTGCTGCCCCGCACCGAGGCGGGCGCCTGGGCCCGTGCCCTGCTGCGGCCACTGGGGTCCACCCCGAGGGCCACCCTCGACATCACCCGGCTCGCCGTCACCTTCCCCCGGTCCGCGGTGGCCCGGCTGCTGGACATCAGCCGCAACACCGTCTCCCACCACCTCGGCCGGGTGGAGACGACCCTCGGCCTGGACCTGGGCGACGTACGCACCCGAGCCGCCCTCGACCTGGCCTTCTGCCTGACCGGCGGGCCGCCGGACGCCGGTCTCGGCACCGAGCGCGGGCGGCCGGAGCCCACCCTGGACGAGCTGTTGCGCACCGAGCCCGCACACGCCTGGGCGCGGGAATTCCTCCGCCCCCTCCAAAGCAGCCGTGAAAACACCCGTGGCCGCGATCTGCACGCCACCCTGTGCGCCTGGATCGACGCGAACACCGACGCCCAGCGGACCGCCCGCCGGCTCGGTCTCAGCCGGAACACCGTCAGGGCCCATCTGCGGGCCGCCGAACACCTGCTCAGCCGTGATCTGCTCACCACCGGCTCCGGGATCCACGACCTGGTGCACGCCCTGCACATCACCGGGCTCCAGCCGGTGGACTGACTGCGCACCGTGCACATATCACGGGTGCACGATGCGCACCGTGCACCGTTGCCCGCCCCGGTGGTCCGCTTTACCGTCACTTCTGCCGCGCAGCGCGGGAACGGGAGCTCCGCCTCCCAGCGTGACGCCGGTCTGTATCACCGCGAGGGGAGTGATGCAGCCCGGCGCCGTACGGTGCTCACAGCTCCGAGGGCTTCTTTCCCGCGGTGGGCGCGGCGCCGACTCGGGGGCGTGCCGTACCACGTCCCCGGGTGACGGCGAGCACCGCACCCGAGAGCAGCACCAGGGCGCCCACCGCCTGCAGAGAGCCGAAGGACTCGCCCAGGAAGAGCATGGCGCACCCGGTGTTGATCACCGGGACCATGAACATCATCAGGGACGCGGACGCCGGACCCACCGCGCCCACTCCCCGGTAGTAGAGGAGATTGGCGACGGCGGCCGGACCGATGGCGAGGAACACCACGTTCAGCCAGAGGCCGGCCGGCAGCTCACTCCAGTGCGTCTCGCCGAGATCGGGTGCGGCGAGTGCCCCCAACAGCACTGCCCCCGCACACGTGGCGTAGGTCGTGGCGCGCAGCGGATCGACACCGGCCAGCACCCGCGGCCCGATGAGCGTGTACGCGGCCCAGCACACCGCGCTGAGCAGATAGAGCAGATCGCCCGTCAGCCGGGTGGCGCCGCCGTGCGCGCTGCCGCCCGCGCCGAAGAAGAACACCACCGCCCCGGCGAGCCCGAGCGTGAGCCCCGCCAGCCGTCCCCCGGTGGGCCGGTCACGGCCGGTGACCAGGAGAAAGGCGCTGGTGAGCACCGGGCTCAGAACGGGGATGAGGATTCCCGCGTCGAGCGAGGGCGCCAGCGACAGCCCCCAGAAGAAGAAGCCGTTGTAGGCGAACACCCCCAGCAGGCCCGCGAGCGCGGCCCGCCCGCCGCCGCGTGCGGAAGCCGGGGCGCCTGATCTGCCGAAGAGCGCCACGGCCGCCAGCAGGGCGACGGCCCCGCCGCCGAAGCGCAGCAGCGCCGCCACGGTGTGCGGCATCTGGGCGACCACCGACTTGGAGCTGGAGAAGGCGCTGCCCCACAGCAGCATGGTGATGGTGAGCAGGAGATACGGGCTCTTCCAGCCCCTGTTCGCAGGCATGCCCCGACCCTGGCCCGTGGCCCGGCTTCCGGTCTTGAACGCTGGTGCGCCCGCGCCCCCGTAGCGCCACCCTGTCCGATCCGTGAGGAATACCCCTTCCCGGGGCGTGGAACCGAGTAGGTGTCATCCGTGGCGCACACGCCTCGGAGGACGACCCGTGACACGGACCGTTCACGACGGTTCCCGCTTCGGAAGGTGGTAGGTGGTCCCGTTGAACACCGCTGACCAGGAGACACGCAGCGAGCGCAAGGAATTCCGCCGATCCGGGCCGCACTTCGCCGACCGGATCACCGCCGACGGCCGGAACGGCTGGCCGGTGGAGGCCGGGCGCTATCGGCTGGTGGTCAGCCGGGCCTGCCCGTGGGCGAGCCGGGCGCTGATCTCACGGCGGCTGCTCGGTCTGGAGGCGGCCCTCTCGCTGGCCATCACCGATCCCATCCAGGACGAGCGCAGCTGGCGCTTCACCCTGGACCCGGGGGACCGGGACCCGGTGCTGGGCATCGGCTTCCTCAGTGAGGCGTACGACGCCCGCGAGACCGGATATCCGGGCGGGGTGAGCGTGCCCGCGGTCGTGGACGTCCCCAGTGGAGTGCTGGTCACCAACGACTTCCACCGGATCACCCTGGACCTCGCCACCGAATGGACCGCCCTCCAGCGCGAGGGCGCCCCGGACCTGTACCCCGAGGAGCACCGCGAGGAGATCGACGAGGTGGCGGAGGGGGTCTACCGCGATGTGAACAACGGTGTGTACCGGGCGGGCTTCGCCGAGCGCCAGGACACCTACGACGACGCGTACCGACGTCTCTTCGCCCGCCTCGACGAGCTGTCCGAGCGGCTGTCCACGCGCCGCTATCTGGTCGGCGAGACCATCACCGAGGCCGATATCCGGCTGTTCACCACGCTGGTCCGCTTCGACGCCGTCTACCACGGCCACTTCAAGTGCAACCGCAACAAGCTCAGCGAGGATCCGGTGCTGTGGGCCTACGTCCGTGACCTCTTCCAGACACCGGGTTTCGGGGACACCGTCGACTTCGACCACATCAAGCGCCACTACTACCGGGTGCACACCAACATCAACCCCACCGGCATCGTTCCGCTCGGCCCCGACCTCTCCGGCTGGCTGACCCCGCATCACCGTGAGGAGCTGGGCGGGCGTCCGTTCGGCGACGGCACCGCGCCCGGACCGGTGCCGGACGGCGAGGTGGTGCCGGAGGAGGGCCGGGCGGACTGAAGTCGCACATGTCGTATTCCCATGCCATCCCGCCCTCGCATGCGGCCTTGTTCGCCCGGTCTTCAACTGATCGGCACACCTGTTACACAGACGCCATGTGTGCCGCCCGGCTCATGCGCCACCTCGGCCCCGGCGCCGGCGGTCCGACCCGAAATGACGCGCGTCGCATCGTCCGAGGGATGCGATGTCACGTGAGGTCGGTGGCCTTTCTGTGAAGGAAGGGCGTCGCTGCTGTGTGTGAGTGTGTCCGTCGTGTGATCGGAAAGTGGCGGAATGCCCGATTCCGGACCGTGGTTGATTCGCCGCGCGGCGGGCCCCGTGGTTACATCCCTTCCGCGCTCAGGCATTTCACGGAGCCCGGTGTTCTCCGGGTATCCCGTGTCCATGCCGCGGGAGCTGATTCCCCTCGGTTCCCGTGCGCTGTTGCAAGCTCAACGAGACGTTCACCCAAGGGAGACGCAACAATGAACAACGCGCCCAAGGTCGCGACCCAGGAGATCTCCGACGCCGAGCTGGACAACGTGGCGGGCGGGATCGCCAGCCCCGTGGGCGACGTCCTCGGCACCGTCGCCGGCCCGGTGGCCGGCGCCCTCGGCACCGTCACCGGCACGGTTGACGGCCTCACCGGCCTGAACACCACCGGCATCGTCGGTGGGGTCGTCGGCACCCTCTGAGGCTGATCTACCGCTCCCCTGTGCCCCGGGCCTGCCTGGTCCGGGGCACTCGGCGGTCCGCGGCCCCCTTTGATCACTCCCTTCGCGGCTGAGGAAAGACTTTCGTGCAGTTCCGCCAGCAGGCCCTCTCCAAGCTGCAGTCGGCAGAGGACATCGACCTGCCGGTGCGCTACGCCCGTCCCCAGGGATGGCTGGCACTGGCGGTCACGATGGCGGTCATGGCCGGTGCCGCCGTATGGGCCGTCACCGGCACCGTCTCCAACACCCTCGATGCCGACGGGATCCTCACCCACGGCCAGGGCAGCTATGTGCTGCAGAGCCCGATCGCCGGCCAGGTGACCTCCGTCCTCGCCCAGGAGGGCAGCACCCTCCGGGCGGGCGCACCGCTGCTGAAGGTCCGCACCGCCGATGGCACCGAGGTCGTGCGCACCATCGCGGGCGGCCGGCTCACCACCCTCACCGCCTCGATCGGCTCCGTGCTGAACACCGGCGCCAACGTCGCCTCCGTGGAGCGGGTCGGCCACTCCGACGATCCCCTGGTCGCCACCCTGTACGTCCCCTCGGACCGGGCGGCCTCGGTGCGGCCGGGCGCGTCGGTCGACCTCAGTGTGCAGTCCGCGCCGACGCAGACCTACGGTGTGCTCCGCGGTGAAGTGCGGGCCGTCGGCCGGACCGCCCAGTCGAGCCAGCAGATCGGCTCCTACCTCGGCAGCGGGCAACTCGGCGAGGAGTTCTCCAAGCATGGCCCGCCGGTCGCCGTCCAGGTGAGCCTCCAACGCACCAAAGGCACCCGCTCCGGCTACCGCTGGTCGTCCCCCGAGGGCCCGCCGTTCGCCCTCGGCTCCATGACCTTGACCAGCGGCACCGTCCACCTGGCCGACCAACATCCCAGCGATTGGCTGCTCCCGTGACCGCGACGAACCAGGGCGGACCACCCCGGCCCGCACCCGCCGGAAGCAGCGGAGCGCGCCGCCCCCAGCCGGCCCGGGGACGGCGCCGCGCGCCACGCGGCGGGGCCGGGCCGAGGAAGACCCGGCGCCGGACCGTGCGCACCC
Coding sequences:
- a CDS encoding cytochrome P450, with the protein product MNAPMPTTHDDLRDLHDLPSYPNERDDYVNPARALLTGPPISPLRFAGGSAGWLVTGYHEAREVLRDSRFSAERWRGDDTMRKVPESVRRDRSSGAGSFLAMDAPEHGRYRGQLTRYFTVRRMRELEARVEDIVANQLDALEAAGKPADLVRHFALPIPSLVICEMLGVPYEEREFFQTVAARLLRQDRTDEEFVAGKTALDDFLRTLVEAKRKAPQDDLISLLTAVDELNDVEIGGIAGLLLIAGHETTTNMLSLGTFALLRRPEQFERLRADESLLPTAVEELLRYLSIVNAFPVRIALEDVVVGGVTIKAGQSVAVSVPAVNRDPALVDDPDTLDVGRPRSSHLAFGYGIHQCLGQHLARIELVSGYRGLIRRFPGLRLAVPPEEVRMRSDMIIYGAHELPVTW
- a CDS encoding GNAT family N-acetyltransferase, giving the protein MQSTTFPPRTADLFTQGLEDRPGSALLRFGAARRRPAGRLSWSGPGAVAWLDGSRGHVWSVGKPVAAAGLVLGAAQRLPDDVKEFTGPRGTDTLVARHLPIADVVEWVFRWTPDEPPVHPGEERVVELGERHHEELLTFLREHSPGHSTGPGSSGISLWAGIRGEDGRLVACGALSSLRDSGAPLMASVATDARQRGQGLGAALTSWLTRYAVRRHGFCTLWQLADNAPAERLYTRLGYRDEDLCVAARIAAR
- a CDS encoding type A2 lantipeptide; translated protein: MNNAPKVATQEISDAELDNVAGGIASPVGDVLGTVAGPVAGALGTVTGTVDGLTGLNTTGIVGGVVGTL
- a CDS encoding TetR/AcrR family transcriptional regulator is translated as MPPQRSKTVEALIVGAERAFSERGFHGASIGYICQCAGRTTGAFYSNYDSKLKLFLDVFRRHSDRTADYIQEQIAEMDTGRDLAPQLARTFAEIFNGEHLNVRWVFIHLEFRLMALRDGDAAAALVDHEKRFSRRIGTMLDGLFDRAGHRPALRGTELATLLGAMTRGIKLDRGIYAMGGVDDPLSADQVASALEGLFRSVD
- a CDS encoding amidase domain-containing protein; the encoded protein is MKSTTFRSAVGAVLTAALSAVVLPASAASAAEGPAAAGTVDTATAQSFGRLADAVLTQRTAALLATKQSVRRAAPLAEKNVRLSAGQTRTEDTALSALRTRKARLASLGEAYTSADTRVAVDRVRVEAGHATVQATETTTLAYKKIRGDEPATTGFQAHHRLSFAATADGKWQLTGLTSTDDGPVAVNEPATAPVAAARTTALPDATPAATSVPSRPQTKPAGSYDYAAMASYAEKYWQNYNPAYRKFNEAGGDCTNFVSQALKAGGWANKSGDAEDYRSWWYDTSYQSTSWVGANEWSWFTLDSKRATNLANVYYMGVGDVMQMDFDKDGSKDHTMVVTYRSSSGVPYLTYHSVNTYRKSVASIIASYPTSAYYAYRT
- a CDS encoding HlyD family efflux transporter periplasmic adaptor subunit, which produces MQFRQQALSKLQSAEDIDLPVRYARPQGWLALAVTMAVMAGAAVWAVTGTVSNTLDADGILTHGQGSYVLQSPIAGQVTSVLAQEGSTLRAGAPLLKVRTADGTEVVRTIAGGRLTTLTASIGSVLNTGANVASVERVGHSDDPLVATLYVPSDRAASVRPGASVDLSVQSAPTQTYGVLRGEVRAVGRTAQSSQQIGSYLGSGQLGEEFSKHGPPVAVQVSLQRTKGTRSGYRWSSPEGPPFALGSMTLTSGTVHLADQHPSDWLLP
- a CDS encoding DMT family transporter; translated protein: MPANRGWKSPYLLLTITMLLWGSAFSSSKSVVAQMPHTVAALLRFGGGAVALLAAVALFGRSGAPASARGGGRAALAGLLGVFAYNGFFFWGLSLAPSLDAGILIPVLSPVLTSAFLLVTGRDRPTGGRLAGLTLGLAGAVVFFFGAGGSAHGGATRLTGDLLYLLSAVCWAAYTLIGPRVLAGVDPLRATTYATCAGAVLLGALAAPDLGETHWSELPAGLWLNVVFLAIGPAAVANLLYYRGVGAVGPASASLMMFMVPVINTGCAMLFLGESFGSLQAVGALVLLSGAVLAVTRGRGTARPRVGAAPTAGKKPSEL
- a CDS encoding glutathione S-transferase family protein yields the protein MNTADQETRSERKEFRRSGPHFADRITADGRNGWPVEAGRYRLVVSRACPWASRALISRRLLGLEAALSLAITDPIQDERSWRFTLDPGDRDPVLGIGFLSEAYDARETGYPGGVSVPAVVDVPSGVLVTNDFHRITLDLATEWTALQREGAPDLYPEEHREEIDEVAEGVYRDVNNGVYRAGFAERQDTYDDAYRRLFARLDELSERLSTRRYLVGETITEADIRLFTTLVRFDAVYHGHFKCNRNKLSEDPVLWAYVRDLFQTPGFGDTVDFDHIKRHYYRVHTNINPTGIVPLGPDLSGWLTPHHREELGGRPFGDGTAPGPVPDGEVVPEEGRAD
- a CDS encoding helix-turn-helix domain-containing protein, whose product is MEARAHTGRLDALLHEVRRQMSRGTGADPRAVLDWLGRQIDAEVALVGSQGAVETATARFPRQILPSLEPALSRLAGGRMAAAVTESGAFQVRLEALGPRAPRPVLVVAGTLAPSREAASLVSHAGSLIALLDRAQDADTTFRGYQYKARQLRFAVFSALLAGDLTLARRMTTGAVPALLDAERLRVYLLHCPPEDRDRLAQTYQDGSGYHGTGLMVHCPAFKEHLICLVADGSGNESADEADGEAIHDSGDGPEVAEGQGTLLRRLVRDNPHYALGISSPYPLGATAEAYGQAVHALAAARHTPERMAAYLGRTPLVPLLPRTEAGAWARALLRPLGSTPRATLDITRLAVTFPRSAVARLLDISRNTVSHHLGRVETTLGLDLGDVRTRAALDLAFCLTGGPPDAGLGTERGRPEPTLDELLRTEPAHAWAREFLRPLQSSRENTRGRDLHATLCAWIDANTDAQRTARRLGLSRNTVRAHLRAAEHLLSRDLLTTGSGIHDLVHALHITGLQPVD